The following are encoded together in the Poseidonibacter lekithochrous genome:
- a CDS encoding NnrS family protein, with amino-acid sequence MVFDQTPNVPPVKKSGFKVWYKKFSSQPHQPFFTSGIIFFILFLSMFTAVYSGLINVDASVLTYHAYSMIFVVFIQFFLGFLFVVFPRFLMQAEILPKVYMQQFQLYLLSSLGVLLSLLFFSEITVVFQLIMFVAQVLSFKLLFEIHKKSLMKVKEDTKWVLIGFASGLVAHLLFIISSFDFNYSFLINKLALNAGFYLFLFMIIFAISQRMIPFFTTAKAPGYVVNKTKNILLYVYVLLALKVLVLAFLDTAFNLLVDIPLFILITRELIKWKLPFFKVPAIMWVLYLALYWIPVAFLLSIVESIMAIYSPEILFEKVVVHTIALGYFVTVLLGFGTRVVLGHSGSTPHANNFAIVIFVAVQFIVLLRIVSSFALNSDNMYLTLINTTAILLIAGLIIWSTKYLTILFKGK; translated from the coding sequence ATGGTTTTTGATCAAACCCCAAATGTACCACCCGTTAAAAAAAGCGGTTTTAAAGTATGGTATAAAAAATTCTCATCTCAACCCCATCAACCTTTTTTTACTAGTGGTATTATATTTTTCATTCTTTTTTTATCTATGTTTACTGCTGTATATTCAGGGCTTATTAATGTAGATGCATCTGTTTTGACTTATCATGCATATAGTATGATTTTTGTTGTTTTCATCCAATTCTTTTTAGGATTCTTATTTGTAGTTTTCCCTAGATTTTTAATGCAAGCAGAAATTTTACCAAAAGTTTATATGCAACAATTTCAATTGTATTTATTATCATCTTTAGGTGTTTTATTGTCATTATTGTTCTTTTCAGAGATTACAGTTGTTTTCCAGTTAATAATGTTTGTAGCCCAAGTATTAAGCTTTAAACTACTATTTGAAATACATAAAAAAAGTTTAATGAAAGTAAAAGAAGATACAAAATGGGTTTTAATTGGTTTTGCTTCTGGTTTAGTAGCTCATCTTTTATTTATTATTTCAAGTTTTGATTTTAATTACTCTTTCTTAATAAATAAATTAGCATTAAATGCAGGGTTCTACTTATTTTTATTTATGATTATATTTGCGATATCTCAAAGAATGATTCCATTTTTTACTACGGCAAAAGCACCTGGTTATGTTGTAAATAAAACAAAAAATATTCTTTTATATGTATATGTATTATTAGCTCTTAAAGTATTAGTTTTAGCATTTTTAGATACGGCTTTTAACTTATTAGTTGATATTCCTTTATTTATTTTAATTACAAGAGAATTAATAAAATGGAAACTTCCTTTCTTTAAAGTTCCTGCAATTATGTGGGTATTATATTTAGCTTTATATTGGATTCCAGTAGCATTCTTATTGTCAATTGTAGAGTCAATTATGGCTATTTATTCACCTGAAATATTATTTGAAAAAGTTGTTGTTCATACTATTGCTCTTGGATATTTTGTAACTGTATTATTAGGATTTGGTACTAGAGTTGTATTAGGTCACTCAGGAAGTACACCACATGCTAACAACTTTGCTATTGTTATATTTGTAGCAGTACAATTTATTGTATTACTTAGAATAGTTTCATCATTTGCTTTAAATTCTGACAATATGTATTTAACACTTATTAATACAACTGCAATCTTGCTAATAGCGGGATTGATTATATGGTCAACAAAGTACTTAACTATTCTTTTTAAAGGTAAATAA
- a CDS encoding sulfite oxidase heme-binding subunit YedZ — translation MKRLTIHLLLLSPLVFLLAQLFIFEVNDPIKYIYIVSGITATVILFFSITISMIKKHINLMKFRKDIGLFGFFYALLHMVNFIVFDAQLDLGFIIEETLDKPFIYLGMIAFFILLFMALTSTKKLFRKFNKYHRLIYIALVLITIHFIMAQKTIALDLFCYIVIIIVIGYYKLLQIIVRNNHVK, via the coding sequence ATGAAACGATTAACAATTCACCTATTGCTATTATCACCACTGGTATTTTTATTAGCTCAATTATTTATTTTTGAGGTAAATGATCCTATCAAATATATTTATATCGTATCAGGTATAACAGCAACTGTAATACTATTTTTTTCAATCACTATATCAATGATAAAAAAACATATAAATTTAATGAAATTTAGAAAAGATATAGGATTATTTGGATTCTTTTACGCACTATTACATATGGTGAATTTTATTGTTTTTGATGCTCAATTAGACCTAGGCTTTATAATAGAAGAGACTTTGGATAAACCATTTATCTACTTAGGAATGATAGCTTTTTTCATACTATTATTTATGGCTCTAACTTCAACAAAAAAGTTATTCAGAAAGTTTAATAAGTACCATAGATTGATTTATATTGCATTAGTTTTAATTACAATACATTTCATAATGGCCCAAAAAACGATAGCTCTAGACCTGTTTTGTTATATCGTTATAATAATTGTGATTGGATATTATAAATTACTACAAATAATTGTTAGAAACAATCACGTAAAATAA
- the amrA gene encoding AmmeMemoRadiSam system protein A, with the protein MKVEQALLEVARNSILHEFNSSFIIDKEALIKEHPILSEQRACFVTLNLNGRLRGCIGSLIAHKPLIDDVIHNAYNAAFSDLRFNRLSPEEFKHISIEISVLTPAIKLPYENVEDLKEKIKVGEHGVILELDGKRATFLPQVWEQIPNFDDFFTQLSKKAGFPNSCLEDLPTIYTYTAIKIK; encoded by the coding sequence ATGAAAGTTGAACAAGCCTTATTAGAAGTAGCAAGAAATAGTATTCTTCATGAGTTTAACTCATCATTTATTATAGATAAAGAAGCATTAATAAAAGAGCATCCTATTTTAAGTGAACAAAGAGCTTGTTTTGTGACATTAAATTTAAATGGAAGATTAAGAGGTTGTATTGGTTCATTAATAGCTCACAAACCATTAATTGATGATGTGATTCATAATGCTTATAATGCTGCTTTCTCTGATTTAAGATTTAATAGATTAAGCCCTGAAGAGTTTAAACATATATCTATTGAAATATCTGTATTAACTCCTGCAATTAAACTTCCTTATGAAAATGTGGAAGATTTAAAAGAGAAAATAAAAGTAGGGGAGCATGGAGTAATTCTTGAATTAGATGGGAAAAGAGCTACCTTCTTACCTCAAGTTTGGGAGCAAATTCCTAATTTTGATGATTTTTTTACTCAACTATCTAAAAAAGCAGGTTTTCCTAACTCTTGTTTAGAAGACTTACCAACTATATATACTTACACTGCTATTAAGATAAAATAG
- a CDS encoding metal ABC transporter ATP-binding protein, translating to MKILDVENLSYEYGKNTKVLEDINLSINSDDFLAIIGPNGGGKSTLLKLILGLLKPQNGKIQKNIKNDDIGYVPQNTNLNTDFPITALEVVLMGHIGVRRKIFGYSNHDISCAKNSLEQVGMKGFEDRKIGDLSGGQRQRVFIARALCAKPTVILLDEPTASIDVKGQNEIYELLKDLNKEICIVVVSHDISVLLNYAKNVAHVNKSLVYHKLESIKKDINTTDDHLCEVELLSALGKTQVCCDHKH from the coding sequence TTGAAAATATTAGATGTAGAAAATTTATCATATGAATATGGTAAAAATACTAAAGTCTTAGAAGATATAAATCTTAGTATCAATAGTGACGATTTTCTAGCAATCATTGGTCCCAATGGTGGTGGAAAATCAACTCTTCTAAAACTAATCTTAGGTTTATTAAAACCACAAAATGGAAAAATTCAAAAAAATATTAAAAATGATGATATAGGTTATGTTCCACAAAATACAAACCTAAATACTGATTTTCCCATAACTGCATTAGAAGTAGTTCTAATGGGTCATATTGGAGTAAGAAGAAAAATATTTGGTTATTCAAATCATGATATCTCTTGTGCTAAGAATTCTTTAGAACAAGTAGGAATGAAAGGTTTTGAAGATCGAAAAATTGGAGACTTAAGTGGAGGTCAAAGACAAAGAGTATTTATTGCACGTGCTCTTTGTGCAAAACCCACAGTAATTTTATTAGATGAACCAACAGCAAGTATTGATGTTAAAGGTCAAAATGAAATTTATGAACTACTAAAAGATCTAAACAAAGAGATTTGTATAGTAGTAGTAAGTCATGATATCTCAGTACTTTTAAATTATGCAAAAAACGTAGCTCATGTGAATAAGTCATTGGTTTATCATAAACTTGAAAGTATTAAAAAAGATATTAATACAACTGATGATCATTTATGTGAAGTAGAACTTCTTTCAGCACTTGGGAAAACTCAAGTTTGTTGTGATCATAAGCATTAA
- the msrP gene encoding protein-methionine-sulfoxide reductase catalytic subunit MsrP, with the protein MNIIKKPSWNLSENDVTPQELFDKRRSFLKLGAASMVASGAIIEALAKDNIPVANLKYIKDKNIDNLKLNTYEQITTYNNFYEFTTSKGGVKDLAHTLDTNNWKIEIDGLVEKPFTLDLEDLISKMSIEERIYRFRCVEGWSMVVPWNGFVLKDLIKAAKPLSKAKYIRFETKYDEEMFPDQSRGVFGSVDYPYVEGLRMDEAMNDLTFMAIGLYGSRLPKQNGAPIRLVTPWKYGFKSIKSIAKISFVEEEPLNTWQKANSREYGFYANVNPNVDHPRWSQKRERVLGKFFKQKTLMFNGYEEEVAHLYKGMDLRKYI; encoded by the coding sequence ATGAACATAATTAAAAAACCTTCTTGGAACTTATCTGAGAATGATGTAACTCCTCAAGAACTATTTGATAAAAGAAGAAGCTTCTTAAAACTAGGTGCGGCTTCTATGGTTGCTAGTGGTGCTATTATTGAAGCATTGGCTAAAGATAATATTCCTGTAGCAAACTTAAAATATATCAAAGATAAAAATATTGATAATCTTAAACTAAATACTTATGAACAAATTACTACTTATAATAATTTTTATGAGTTTACTACATCAAAAGGTGGAGTAAAAGATTTGGCACATACTTTGGATACTAATAATTGGAAAATTGAAATTGATGGTTTGGTAGAAAAACCATTTACTTTAGACTTAGAAGATTTGATTTCAAAAATGAGTATTGAAGAAAGAATTTATAGATTTAGATGTGTTGAGGGATGGTCAATGGTTGTGCCTTGGAATGGATTTGTTTTAAAAGATTTAATTAAAGCAGCAAAACCATTATCAAAAGCTAAATACATTAGATTTGAAACTAAATATGATGAAGAGATGTTCCCTGATCAATCACGAGGTGTGTTTGGTTCAGTTGATTATCCTTATGTTGAAGGTCTTAGAATGGATGAAGCTATGAATGATTTAACATTTATGGCAATTGGTCTTTATGGTTCACGATTACCAAAACAAAATGGTGCTCCAATTAGATTAGTTACTCCGTGGAAATATGGATTTAAGTCTATTAAATCTATTGCAAAAATTTCTTTTGTAGAGGAAGAACCTTTAAATACTTGGCAAAAAGCCAATAGTAGAGAATATGGATTTTATGCAAATGTAAACCCAAATGTTGATCATCCAAGATGGTCTCAAAAAAGAGAAAGGGTTTTAGGAAAATTTTTCAAACAAAAAACATTAATGTTTAATGGTTATGAAGAAGAAGTAGCACATTTGTATAAAGGCATGGATTTAAGAAAGTATATATAA
- a CDS encoding ElyC/SanA/YdcF family protein yields MFFLKKFISSFLMPVPIGLFLFALGIYFLFRNSYTKAKVFLFLTLTWFALLSYSPVANAILAPLENSHKALLQTPKVDYILVLGNGHFSNENLSITSQVNTTAINRLNEGIKHYNILENAKLVVSGYGGYDRNPHAFMQSILSSSLGVDKKDIIRFDNPRDTREEALAMKKLVGDKSFILVTSASHMKRAVLLFKKLGLNPIPAPTNHLAHNKKGFSFYFSGGNIHKVEVAIHEYLGLIWYKIKGYI; encoded by the coding sequence ATGTTTTTTTTGAAGAAATTTATATCATCTTTTTTAATGCCAGTTCCTATTGGGCTTTTCTTATTTGCTTTGGGAATTTATTTTTTATTTAGAAACTCATATACAAAAGCAAAAGTATTTTTATTTTTGACTCTAACTTGGTTTGCTTTGTTATCTTATTCACCTGTAGCTAATGCAATTTTAGCTCCTTTAGAGAACTCTCATAAGGCATTATTACAAACACCAAAAGTTGATTATATTTTGGTTTTAGGGAATGGACATTTCTCAAATGAAAATTTAAGTATTACTTCTCAGGTTAATACTACTGCTATTAATAGATTAAATGAGGGGATCAAACATTATAATATTTTAGAAAATGCAAAATTAGTTGTATCTGGTTATGGTGGATATGATAGAAATCCACATGCTTTTATGCAAAGTATTCTCTCCTCTTCTTTAGGTGTGGATAAAAAAGATATTATAAGGTTTGATAATCCCAGAGATACAAGAGAAGAAGCCTTAGCTATGAAAAAACTAGTAGGAGATAAGTCTTTTATTTTAGTTACATCAGCATCTCATATGAAAAGAGCTGTATTATTATTTAAAAAATTAGGATTGAATCCAATTCCTGCTCCTACGAATCATTTAGCACATAATAAAAAAGGCTTTTCTTTTTATTTTTCAGGAGGAAATATTCATAAAGTTGAAGTTGCAATACATGAATATTTAGGTCTAATTTGGTACAAAATTAAAGGCTATATTTAA
- a CDS encoding metal ABC transporter permease, translated as MMEMFQYDFIQNAVIAGVLISIAAGIIGSLVVVNKLTFLTGGIAHSSYGGIGIAIYLGLPVLFGATVFAIITAVIIAMLTLNKRNRVDSLIGLMWAFGMAIGIIFVDLTPGYNVDLMSYLFGSIIAVSSADIWYMAILDIFVISIVMIFYKEILAVSYDSEFAALRGINTKFFYTLILILASLCVVAAIKAVGLILVIALLTIPTYLAEAFANRLSTMMIISSILATMFTIIGLAISYFYDISSGASIIITAVTLLTIVKLIKK; from the coding sequence ATGATGGAAATGTTTCAATATGATTTTATCCAAAATGCAGTAATCGCTGGAGTTTTAATTTCAATAGCTGCTGGTATTATAGGATCTCTTGTAGTTGTAAATAAACTTACTTTTTTAACTGGTGGAATTGCACATAGTTCATATGGTGGAATTGGTATTGCTATTTATTTAGGGTTACCTGTACTTTTTGGAGCTACGGTATTTGCTATTATTACAGCGGTTATTATTGCAATGCTTACACTAAATAAACGAAATAGGGTAGATTCTCTAATTGGTTTAATGTGGGCTTTTGGTATGGCAATTGGTATTATCTTTGTGGATTTAACACCTGGATATAATGTGGATTTAATGTCATATTTATTTGGTTCAATAATTGCAGTATCTAGTGCTGATATCTGGTATATGGCAATATTAGATATTTTTGTAATATCAATTGTAATGATATTTTATAAAGAGATATTAGCAGTATCTTATGATAGTGAATTTGCTGCATTAAGAGGTATAAATACTAAGTTCTTTTATACTTTGATTTTAATACTTGCATCACTTTGTGTAGTTGCAGCTATTAAGGCTGTTGGACTTATTTTAGTAATAGCATTATTAACAATCCCTACATATTTGGCGGAGGCTTTTGCTAATAGATTATCAACAATGATGATAATTAGCTCAATTTTAGCTACAATGTTTACCATTATTGGTCTAGCAATATCATATTTCTATGATATTAGCTCAGGGGCAAGCATCATTATTACTGCAGTTACTTTGCTAACTATTGTAAAACTAATAAAAAAATAA
- a CDS encoding S1 RNA-binding domain-containing protein — protein MNKNILVGEINKLRVNRVSEPGIYLIAEDDEEILLPNAYIEKSMEIDTFVDVFVYTDSEDRLVSTTIKPYMYLDEYACLEIVDMARFGAFVDIGLPKDILVPKNKQKSSFSVGGYKVLQLQLDDRTNRLIASEKFELLKDPEGYNINDEVDVLLYSQTPLGFKVIVDNKYEGMIFHNEIFENLNVGQNKRAYVKKLREDGKLDISLQKIGNKVSDDKVYEILNENGGEMNFTYKSDSEDIKNVFGMSKKAFKATLTKLINENKIVLESDSIRVK, from the coding sequence ATGAATAAAAATATACTTGTTGGTGAAATCAACAAATTAAGAGTAAATAGAGTTAGTGAACCAGGTATTTACCTGATAGCTGAAGATGATGAAGAGATACTTCTTCCAAATGCGTACATTGAAAAATCAATGGAAATTGATACTTTTGTAGATGTATTTGTATACACAGATAGTGAAGATAGATTAGTATCAACTACAATTAAACCATATATGTATTTAGATGAATATGCTTGTTTAGAAATAGTTGATATGGCAAGATTTGGAGCTTTTGTAGATATTGGATTACCAAAAGATATCTTAGTACCTAAAAATAAACAAAAAAGTTCATTCTCAGTTGGTGGATATAAAGTTTTACAACTACAATTAGATGATAGAACTAATAGACTAATCGCTAGTGAAAAATTTGAGTTATTAAAAGACCCAGAAGGTTATAATATCAATGATGAGGTTGATGTATTATTATACTCTCAAACACCACTTGGATTCAAAGTAATTGTAGATAATAAATATGAAGGTATGATTTTCCATAATGAAATCTTTGAAAATCTTAATGTAGGACAAAATAAACGTGCTTATGTTAAAAAACTTAGAGAAGATGGAAAACTTGATATTTCTTTACAAAAAATTGGGAATAAAGTTTCTGACGATAAAGTTTATGAAATTTTAAATGAAAATGGTGGAGAGATGAACTTTACTTATAAAAGTGATTCAGAAGATATCAAAAATGTGTTTGGAATGAGTAAAAAAGCTTTCAAAGCAACTCTTACTAAACTAATAAATGAGAATAAAATTGTACTAGAATCTGATAGTATTAGAGTAAAATAG
- the prx-suh gene encoding thiol peroxidase Prx-SUH, whose translation MATTKLKGNEVNLIGNEVNVGDTAPVVTVAAKDLSDVQVGGEKGKAQIVVVVPSLDTPVCAAETRKFNEEAAKIENAEVTVVSMDLPFAMGRFCTTEGIENLTVGSDFRAKDFANAYGVLIENGPLAGVTCRAVFVINASGVVTYKEICPEITEEPNYDGALAAAKDATSTSCCGTCQ comes from the coding sequence ATGGCAACAACTAAGTTAAAAGGTAATGAAGTAAATTTAATCGGAAATGAAGTAAACGTAGGTGATACAGCTCCTGTTGTAACAGTTGCAGCAAAAGATTTATCTGACGTTCAAGTTGGTGGAGAAAAAGGTAAAGCTCAAATCGTTGTTGTAGTTCCTTCTTTAGATACTCCTGTATGTGCAGCAGAAACTAGAAAATTCAATGAAGAAGCAGCAAAAATTGAAAATGCAGAAGTAACTGTAGTTTCTATGGATTTACCATTTGCAATGGGTAGATTTTGTACAACTGAAGGTATTGAAAACTTAACTGTTGGTTCTGACTTCAGAGCTAAAGATTTCGCTAATGCTTACGGTGTATTAATTGAAAATGGACCATTAGCTGGTGTAACTTGTAGAGCAGTATTTGTAATCAACGCTTCTGGTGTTGTAACTTACAAAGAAATTTGTCCAGAAATTACTGAAGAGCCTAATTATGATGGTGCTTTAGCAGCAGCTAAAGATGCTACTTCAACTTCTTGTTGTGGAACTTGTCAGTAG
- the hemH gene encoding ferrochelatase, producing MQENKKALVLLNMGGARNKDELKMFLTNMFNDKNILTVNPLLRKMIAFFIVKSRLDEAWTNYEEIGNASPINPLTEKLVNKVNEKIGEYKTYQMMRYTPPFAKDVIAQMKEDGIEEVVLLPLYPQYSTTTTKSSLEDFEKHAKGAFETRVIEPFYKNEAFNNCIIDEISSQTNFPQDFNLIFSAHGLPQKIVDAGDPYEKQMIEHVEILTSMLNNRGMNFKSINLAYQSKVGPMKWLDPSLDEMLTNFKSENVIIYPIAFIVDNSETDFELAIEYKEIAEEIGVNEFKVCKCVNDNDTFIEAIKNIIK from the coding sequence ATGCAAGAAAATAAAAAAGCCTTAGTTCTACTTAATATGGGTGGAGCTAGAAATAAAGATGAATTAAAAATGTTTTTAACAAATATGTTTAATGATAAAAATATATTAACAGTAAATCCATTATTGAGAAAAATGATTGCTTTTTTTATTGTTAAATCAAGATTAGATGAAGCATGGACAAATTATGAAGAAATAGGAAATGCTTCTCCTATTAATCCTTTGACTGAAAAATTAGTAAATAAAGTAAATGAAAAAATAGGTGAATATAAAACATATCAAATGATGAGATATACTCCCCCATTTGCAAAAGATGTTATTGCTCAAATGAAAGAAGATGGAATTGAAGAGGTAGTTTTATTACCTCTATATCCTCAATACTCAACTACTACTACAAAGTCTTCATTAGAAGATTTTGAAAAGCATGCTAAGGGTGCATTTGAAACAAGAGTTATTGAGCCTTTTTATAAAAATGAAGCTTTTAATAATTGTATTATTGATGAGATTTCAAGTCAAACAAATTTTCCTCAAGATTTTAATCTAATTTTCTCAGCTCATGGTCTTCCTCAAAAGATTGTTGATGCTGGTGATCCTTATGAAAAACAGATGATTGAACATGTTGAGATTTTAACTTCTATGTTAAACAATAGAGGTATGAATTTTAAGTCAATAAATTTAGCTTACCAATCAAAAGTAGGGCCAATGAAATGGCTAGATCCTTCACTTGATGAAATGCTTACTAATTTTAAAAGTGAAAATGTAATTATTTATCCAATTGCTTTTATTGTTGATAATTCTGAAACAGACTTTGAATTGGCTATTGAGTATAAAGAGATAGCAGAAGAGATTGGTGTAAATGAATTTAAAGTATGTAAATGTGTAAATGATAATGATACATTTATTGAAGCTATTAAAAATATTATAAAATAG
- a CDS encoding ATP-binding cassette domain-containing protein, translating into MNNETVLEVNDLTFYYKENFPIYKNFSMELKRGELFTIFGKSGSGKTTLFELITGTIKPQKGTIRKENLSLIFQDPYNSFHPTYTIIEQIKDVVFYDFKEDMNAFLQELSLDAKLIEKRPHELSGGQLQRCSILRALLMKPKLLLVDEPTSALDNVIAYDVMKLLIKYLDSCAILLITHDMDLATWCSDKIIRLEEDARK; encoded by the coding sequence ATGAACAATGAAACAGTACTAGAAGTCAATGACTTAACTTTTTATTATAAAGAAAATTTTCCTATATATAAGAACTTCTCTATGGAGCTTAAAAGAGGTGAACTTTTCACTATCTTTGGAAAAAGTGGTTCAGGTAAAACTACCTTATTTGAATTAATTACTGGAACAATAAAACCTCAAAAAGGGACAATTCGAAAAGAAAATCTTAGTTTGATTTTTCAAGATCCTTATAATTCTTTTCATCCTACATATACAATAATTGAACAAATTAAAGATGTTGTATTTTATGATTTTAAAGAGGATATGAATGCTTTTTTACAAGAGTTAAGTCTTGATGCAAAACTTATAGAGAAACGTCCTCACGAATTAAGTGGAGGGCAATTACAAAGATGTTCAATATTAAGAGCACTTTTAATGAAACCAAAACTTTTATTAGTTGATGAACCAACATCAGCTTTGGATAATGTCATTGCTTATGATGTTATGAAACTACTTATTAAATATCTTGATTCATGTGCAATACTCTTAATTACACATGATATGGATTTAGCTACTTGGTGTAGTGACAAAATTATACGATTGGAAGAAGATGCAAGAAAATAA
- the amrS gene encoding AmmeMemoRadiSam system radical SAM enzyme, producing MLYFKEENDRLVCQLCSYYCKLKPNQTGICGVNKNTGDKIECLVYGHIGAINIDPIEKKPLYHFLPKTKSLSLGTVGCNFKCSFCQNHGMSQEKNIDKSKYHSPQDVVNIARKYKCESISYTYNEPTIFYPYAKDIAIEAKKYGIKNVYVSNGFESSEVIDDMKGLIDAVNIDLKCFNDKYYKKNLGGNLNQVLENLKHFKRNGIWVEVTTLLVPTKNDSKEELESIARFIKEELDEFTPWHISSFHPDYKDLDLPRTSFESLKLAHDIGKDFGLKYVYIGNIGFDNNTHCPKCNEIVLKRNRFEVLENSVKNGKCPKCNYELEGVYPKMKSIRKTGFCGSFYPESKEEILSYIDDFNKNFEVNGTFDTKAMIVPHAGYVYSGFTANIAYNICKDKKPKRVIVIGPTHNVYYEKASVALYDEYETPFGNIEIDKKYSQELIEKYDVLGFNEELHLEHSTETQAPFIKHYFPDAQIIEMIYGKVDFKALSEVIDEFLEDEENLILISTDLSHFHTQEKANKLDNICLNAIAKKDMEMFDEGCEACGKIGVKAIIYSAIKKNYNSKVLHYCTSYNKTKDASRVVGYTSALIGN from the coding sequence GTGTTATATTTCAAAGAAGAGAATGATAGACTTGTTTGTCAATTATGCTCTTACTACTGTAAATTAAAACCTAATCAAACTGGTATTTGTGGCGTTAATAAAAATACTGGTGATAAAATAGAGTGTTTAGTATATGGACATATTGGTGCTATTAATATTGATCCAATTGAGAAAAAACCTCTTTATCACTTTTTGCCTAAAACTAAATCCTTATCTCTTGGAACTGTTGGTTGTAATTTTAAGTGCTCTTTCTGTCAAAACCATGGAATGAGTCAAGAAAAAAACATTGATAAATCAAAATATCACAGTCCTCAAGATGTGGTAAATATTGCACGAAAATATAAATGTGAATCAATCTCTTATACTTACAATGAACCTACAATTTTTTATCCTTATGCAAAAGATATTGCAATTGAAGCTAAGAAATATGGAATTAAAAATGTATATGTTTCAAATGGTTTTGAAAGTTCAGAAGTAATTGATGATATGAAAGGTCTTATTGATGCTGTTAATATTGACCTTAAATGTTTTAATGATAAATATTACAAAAAAAATCTTGGTGGAAACCTAAATCAAGTATTAGAAAATCTAAAACATTTTAAAAGAAATGGTATTTGGGTTGAGGTTACAACTCTCTTGGTTCCTACAAAAAATGATTCAAAAGAAGAGTTAGAATCAATTGCTAGATTTATAAAAGAAGAATTAGATGAGTTCACTCCTTGGCATATTTCTTCTTTTCATCCTGATTATAAAGATTTAGATTTACCAAGAACTTCCTTTGAGTCTTTGAAACTAGCTCATGATATTGGGAAAGATTTTGGATTAAAATATGTATATATTGGGAATATTGGTTTTGATAATAATACACACTGCCCAAAGTGTAATGAAATAGTTTTAAAACGAAATAGATTTGAAGTATTAGAAAATAGTGTAAAAAATGGAAAATGTCCAAAGTGTAACTATGAATTAGAAGGGGTATATCCTAAAATGAAAAGTATAAGAAAAACTGGTTTTTGTGGTAGTTTCTATCCTGAATCAAAAGAAGAAATCTTATCATATATAGATGATTTTAATAAGAACTTTGAAGTAAATGGAACTTTTGATACTAAAGCTATGATTGTTCCACACGCTGGCTATGTATATAGTGGATTTACTGCAAATATTGCTTATAATATTTGTAAAGATAAAAAGCCTAAAAGAGTTATTGTAATAGGACCTACTCATAATGTTTATTATGAAAAAGCAAGTGTTGCTTTATATGATGAGTATGAAACTCCTTTTGGAAATATAGAAATAGATAAGAAATATTCTCAAGAGTTAATAGAAAAATATGATGTTTTAGGTTTTAATGAAGAATTACATTTAGAACACTCAACAGAAACACAAGCTCCTTTTATAAAACACTATTTTCCAGATGCCCAAATTATAGAGATGATATATGGAAAAGTTGATTTCAAAGCTTTAAGTGAAGTAATAGATGAGTTTTTGGAAGATGAAGAAAATTTGATTTTAATATCAACAGACTTAAGTCATTTTCATACACAAGAAAAAGCAAATAAACTTGATAATATTTGTCTAAATGCAATAGCAAAAAAAGATATGGAAATGTTTGATGAAGGTTGTGAAGCCTGTGGGAAAATTGGTGTAAAAGCTATTATATACTCAGCTATAAAGAAAAACTATAATTCAAAAGTTTTACATTATTGTACTAGTTATAATAAAACAAAAGATGCATCAAGGGTTGTTGGTTATACATCAGCATTAATAGGAAATTAG